The genomic interval CCATCACCTCAAATCACAATCATtcataagaagaagaaaaaaaaaaagttaaacatATTCGCAAACCTAGGAGGAGATTCTAATGGTTTTTGCTTTTGCCACCATTTTCACTGTCGAATTTTCTGTTGTGTCTGTCACCGTCAATCTCTTCTATAAATTAACTCTAAATTACCTATCCAACTTCCCCTCTTCTTTCTCCCTTTTCTTTCCCCTTCATCTTCAACCTTAGATTTACTATTTTCCCTCCCTCCATCGATTCAATAATCTTCAATCTTCGGTGAGTTGGGTTAATTTTCGATTTTTATCTAAAATCCCCTTTGTTtactaaccctaaaccctaaatattaattaatttctttGCAGGAATCTTGATGCTGCTGATTGATTCGATTATCTTCATGTTAAGTTTTTAACATTCATGTCTACGATTCTCAGTGAATTTCTTCTTTCTGGATTCATCATAAATTCTTCTTTCAGACGCAGGACTCACTTAGTTCAATCTTTCTCTCTTGTTTTTCTCTACTGGTTCTACGTTTTCTCAATAATTTTCACTTTTAAttcacaatttattattatcatgtaactaattagtagtattaattaacTATTGTGGTAGTGTTTGTGCTTCTAGGTCCCGTGTTTTAAttatttcgatttttttttaatcattttgttGCAAAATCTGATGgatgaaagaaaaaacaagagAAAACAATCGAATCGAGAATCAGCAAAAAGATCAAGGATGCGAAAACAGCAACATGTAGATGAAATGACAAACCAGGTTTCTCAACTGAGAAaagaaaacaatgaaattgTCAAGAGCATAAATATCACAACACAACACTATTTGAATGTTGAGACAGAGAATTCAATTTTGAGAGCTCAAATGAATGAGCTTAGTCAAAGGCTTCAAtcacttaataatattattggaCTCATCAACACAAACACAACAAGCACCAATACTGGGTCATCTTCTTATACGAGGGATTGTTATGAAACAAGTGCACAAAATATCATGAATATGGTTTCACATAGCCAACCTATTACGACTTCTGCGGATATTTTTCAGTGGTGAAtgataagaaaattaaattaaagaaaaagggTCAATTATTATTCCATGGTGGGATGAATGAATGGAAGAGTAGGGAATAATATTAGTACTGTGTTTAGAGGGAAGACAATACTTACTCGATGAAAATGACTTAGTGGTTGGTACTATGTCACTACTCACTACCACTACTTTGTCCATTACCATTAGGGGTtaggtttattttattttattcttgttctcggtaaagaaaaaaaaagggagaTTTTGGTGACTGTAATCTCTACTTGTGTACGTTGTTATTATTCCGTCGTATGGTATGTTTGCTTAGTGTAAAAATATCCTATCATTTTTTGTGTTTCACATTATATCTACTATAGaatttatattaaaacaatTGAAATTGTGTATGTGTGTTTATTTAACGCAAGAACTAAAGAAAACGAAATGCAagaactaaaaataatagtaaacaATATGTAATCCATTATCCTCGGAAACGTATGTAAACAATATGTGATCCAATTGTGGAGGTCAACATCTTCAAGGGGTTCATGTTACTAGCATCAAACTTTTTCAACCAACGAGAACACTCACTAGCTTCTCTCAAGATGTGATTAAAAGAGACTAATCAAGGAAGAGAAGAGAGCTTCCTAATGTTTGAAAGAATATATAGTATAGCATGAGGATGGAAATCAATATGATGAACATCTATGATCAAATCCAAAGTAGCATTTGAATCAGATTCCAAAATGATAGACATATAGCCAAGATCCCAAGCCAATTGGATGCTCGACCACCAGAATTAGAAAAATCATGAACCTAAGTTTCATTGTCGTCTCTCAAAAGGCCTCCAGAACCCGCTCTACTTAGTTTAACAAAAAAGAACCATCCATATTAACCTTAATTGAACCTTCAGGTGggataatgaaaaaaaaaattggtactTGTGTTTGTGGTTTGTTTGATTATAAAATAGGCCCCTCATCcactattttataaaagaaaattggattttaattttcttagttATTTGTAATATagtctttaattttttctttttaaatagtaTATCGCAAGGTCCTTAAATTTAGAgatctttaattaaaaattatgcaaAAGCTCATAGAGCTAACATTAAACTTTTTAGCCCAATTATCTATCGTTCAATTTAAGATTAATTTAGtgacttatttaaaaattctataCAAATTAGAGATCTCTAAAATAACAAAGTATTGTTTTATCAATGGACAAAAGCAAAAGAGAAAATAGTGACATTTGTCCGAAAAGTTTAGTTCAATTaaagattttttatatattagattaaaaattatgttcTAAATTTGACACTAATGCTTCGCAGTTGTTGTGTGTGAGTTTCAAGTAGTGTTTATTATTATGTCTATCAACAAAACAATCATTTAAAGGTTTTGGGCCAACAATTCAACTACGCTATAAAAGGCTCATAGTGGAACTGATGAGCGAAGAATGTGGAGTATATTGTCCATGAGAAGATAATTTAACCCCACATCCCTACAATTTGACCCCAATCCCTTCAATTCTCCCAAACTACCAAATTTAAGCTTTTTTTGAGCTCCCATCCTCATTACTCTCTTTGTCTCATAGTAAACGAGTCAATTGATCATTTcacacatatttaaattaatgtataaataagcaacaacaacaaaaaaaatactatttttatcgAATTATTCTTGTTAAATATCAATGCATTGTCAATATCATAAAGACTTAGTGAAAGATGTTTCATTGAAAGTGAtgaatgtaatattaattaaataatataattgtaaaatgtgaattgaaaattataacgaatgttctttttttttgggtatgaattatatattattcCTCGAGTTAGGTAGGAGAACAATAAACAGTAAAACTCTCTCTCAAAAGATTTAACACGGGTACATTCTCACATTTTATTAAGTTAGAAGAGAATTTTATCATCTCATCTAATTACTCTTCGATAaaggataatttattttaaaataaaatattattacaaatgGATCACTGAATCACAACAATAATGATGCTATTAAATATGGAATAATGTCACTGTACCACCCTCGGAGGATTAGCACGTTGAGATCAAATCATAGGTAGTGTGCACAATGTCTTGGACAAGCATACCCCCACAATTCAAGCCTACCCCCACATTTTGCACAATGTCGACAACAAgaaatgtttttataaaaataacattagaggaatttgtttaaacacaaatacagatttttgtcttCGATCAATTacgttattttattaatcacaaatatatactattaattatttatttaatataattttattaattgttgatcaattaaaatgcatgttattaattattttaaagtatttcattaacaattaaaataaaatattctaaagtggttaataatatacatattaaataaatattattctaaaataaaataagaataaaaataatagttaaaaaatcaatgtattaaaaatttaatttaaatatattaattttttaattattatttttatttatatttaattcagatatattttaatagtaaaCGAAATATTATAAGTAATTAGTGAtaagaatttattttttcaaaaaaatatgacaaaaatttgtatatatatcacaaaaatatatcttcattattataatttaattttaagaaaaaaagcaaatatgaaaaaaagcaaatatttttttataagatatatGTTAGTCActatacaaataattttttgtaaaaaaaaaatatatgttagtcaccatataaataaaatttgtatttgatgtccacatatcattttaataatttaattgttgttttgaaatcATATACTTTATGTGACGTCACTAATTAAATAATctacattttattttcttttatttttgacaaGAAATCACCTTCATTTTTTGACAGTGACAATTAAATTAGATTATCTTACTTTAAGCTAAGATGAGAATAATTCGACAGATATCGAATCGGAACTTGATATTAATTTAGCAGCATTCCCCCATACCATTCCATATTCTCACCTGACAAGTGTAACCTAACTCCGTTATAACGGTTTCAACAAAAGTCATAACACTAGACGGCATTATTATTACATAAAACAACTTTCGCTGCATAACCAGCGACAACACGAAGAAGAAGAATACACAGACAAAGCCCAAAATGAAGACTTTCAAATAATTTCCTCTCACAAACAAACTTTtccatttgatttttaattgaacTGGTAATAACGCTTCTGCTCCTTGATTCAACTTGTGCTAATTCATCTCATACTTATTATTattctctttctatttttagcTTTTATCTTTAATAATGAATGAACTCGTCTTGAAtgtttcaaaaccctaacttcctctttttttcattttttcttttaaataattgttattcttACTTTAGTGTCAGCATAACTGCCTCATTTTGTGCATTACTGGATGATTTGTCTTCTCTGTATTATGGAAGAGTAATTTTTGTAAGCCtttcgatttttttaaattttttttagatgtttttatgattaattatgaaaattgaaatttttaccTTTTTGAGTGTTTGATGGAGTTTTACTTAAGTATTTGGTCTAGAGCACATTTATGTGCTGTGCTTTCAACTGGGTGAGTGTAAACATTCAATTCAAGTACCTTGGCTACAaatttagggtttaaaagggGCATTTGATGTTTACAGTACTTTCTAATTGTCATGTTACTCATGCAATTGAGGTGCTTTTTAACAATTGTGTACTATGACGTCTTGTTCAATGCTAACTAATTAATTTGGTTGGATATAAATGATAGTGTTGACCCCGTGCAAATACATATGATTATGTCTTGTCAGCTCAGTGGTAAGAGCTGTACCATGACTATATAACCTTAAAATGATCATTATTGTCACTTTAATCAATGATAATTCCCCCTTCcccaatttcttttttaaaaaacaaaagagtTTGTTCCTTCATTGTATTCTAGATTGTTTTTACACATACCAgtaatatgaatttaattaacTTTCCTTGTTGTTTATTCTTTAGAAGGAGGTTGGATTTAGTTGTCTCATTGGAAAACTGAGGTGGGTTTTGAATTTTATACTGTATTTTTGCTGGTATATAATTTGATGTGTTTTCTTTATCTAAGTTTTAGTTACTTATAGTCTTATACAGCAGTTTTAGTTATTAGTATTTGTATGTGTAAATTAGATTGAATGCTGTTTATGTCAGCAGTTATCATGGGATCAGTTTGTTGTGTTGCTGCGAAAGATCAAACTATTCCCAATAGAACTGGAGGTGAAAATTTACACAGAAATGTTGTATGTTCACCATCATTGAGTTTTCAATGGGATAGGTGGGGCCATGTTGCTGGTGAAATTGACGATCTTTCGTTTCGCACGTCTCGTAGAGTCAGCAGAAGTGTCAGCATGGAGTTAAAGGGGTCATTAAGTTCTGAAAGAGGCAATTTATCTGATGTGGGAAGCACCCTCGAGAACTCTGCAACACCTGTGTCTCAGAAGTCCCCTATTCATGAGCAATTGGGTGCAACTCGGATGACTCTATCGTCAGGTAAATGTTAActcaattattcttttgttgaATGTTCTGAAACATTAGCATTAGAAAGAGATGTTTAAAGTACCCCATTGTTTGAAAgtagatattaatattttattgctaAATAGATTTTTTTGGCAATTATCTTTGGAGATTACTGAGCTCACTTACTCAAGCTTCACTTTTGTCTTTCCAACTGAAGGAGTGGGGGAATGTTTGGTTAAGCTCTGCTTAGAACCAACTTTGAGCTTTTTTTCCTGCTGTACTTGTCACTGTACTCGTTAATACAAATACATAGTAGTGTCTAGAGATTATTCTGGTCTGTTAGACTTGTTACAGTAACTTCACCCTCTATATGACAAAGGGGTAAAGTAAGGATTAGTTTAAGAGTGTCTTAAACATCAATATGCCCCTTGTTCTTCATTTTCAACGATGGGACCGTCAGACTGAAAAGAACCAATATATGGGCTTAGAGCTCCTCCTTTATCAATCAATGCTCTTTCTAGATTtggtttcttttaaaaaaaatgaaaaacatgaTTTACCAATCTTAGCTCATGACTTGAATGGTCAGATATGTTGTTTCCTGATATCAAAATGATGATGCTCTCTTCTATTCACGATGTTGGTCACTGTTTTTTTCCATTCAGACATTGAtttatcttcttcctctttttgcTTGTTGCAGATCTATCCATGTCAAGTAATTGTTCCACAGCGGTGAGTTTTGATTCTTTTGAACTGCTGAAATTGGTTAGAATAGTTGCCCAATATCTGAATTACAAGTCTTTTACCTGTGTAGCTCTAATCCAACTCTTATCTATATTTATCTTTAGGTGAAGAATCTGACAGAATCTCCAGAGATTGCAGAATCCTCAATACCAAATCTTTCTTTTTCAATACCTTCTTCTTTCTCAACACCTATAACTCGTAATCTTAATTATCACAATCTTCCTAGCTCAACACCGTCTAGATGGGCTCATCGATCTCCAGGGCACCCACTGTTGAGACAAATTTCTGATAGTCGAATCCTGGGTCTGAAATCGCCTGATAACTCAATTTCAGAGGGAAGGCCATCATTTGTACTGTCCACTTGCAGTAATGACATGATAACTGGATCCCAATGTGGGTCATCTGATGGCTGGTCTATGCGCACCTTTTCCGAACTGGTGGCATCATCTCAAAAGGAACGATGGTCATTTGATAGCGAGCATTTAGGTTCAGGTCGCCACAAGATAAGTGGAAGTAGTAGTAGGTTCTCGTGTTCTCCCACCATGGATTTACAATCTTGTGGGGCCTGCTCCAAGCTCTTGACCGAGAGAACTGCATGGAGCAACCAAAAATTTGTTTCCAACAGCGACCTCTCAGTTGTTGCTGTACTTGTCTGCGGTCATGCATATCATGCGGAATGCTTGGAGACCATGACAACAGAGGCAGATAGTTATGATCCAGCTTGTCCAATTTGCATGGTTGGAGAGAAGCACTTGTCAATGTTGTCCAGAAAAAGTCTCAGAGCCGCCGAATCAAAAATGAAGGCCAAGAACTACAAGATATCCCGAAATCGTGTAGTTGATAGCAACTTAGATGATGGATTAGATGTTTTTGATCGCCAAAAAAATGTAGTTTCAAAATTGGAGCCTAGCTCCAGTTCTAGGAGTTCATACAGAAAACCCTTCTTGAGGCGGCATTTTTCACTTGGATCCAAGTGGAATCAATCCCTGTCTGAGAATGATTCTGCCAGGAAGAAAGGTTTTTGGGCGAGGTATCGTAA from Cicer arietinum cultivar CDC Frontier isolate Library 1 chromosome 5, Cicar.CDCFrontier_v2.0, whole genome shotgun sequence carries:
- the LOC101492993 gene encoding uncharacterized protein, which gives rise to MGSVCCVAAKDQTIPNRTGGENLHRNVVCSPSLSFQWDRWGHVAGEIDDLSFRTSRRVSRSVSMELKGSLSSERGNLSDVGSTLENSATPVSQKSPIHEQLGATRMTLSSDLSMSSNCSTAVKNLTESPEIAESSIPNLSFSIPSSFSTPITRNLNYHNLPSSTPSRWAHRSPGHPLLRQISDSRILGLKSPDNSISEGRPSFVLSTCSNDMITGSQCGSSDGWSMRTFSELVASSQKERWSFDSEHLGSGRHKISGSSSRFSCSPTMDLQSCGACSKLLTERTAWSNQKFVSNSDLSVVAVLVCGHAYHAECLETMTTEADSYDPACPICMVGEKHLSMLSRKSLRAAESKMKAKNYKISRNRVVDSNLDDGLDVFDRQKNVVSKLEPSSSSRSSYRKPFLRRHFSLGSKWNQSLSENDSARKKGFWARYRKD